A window of the Chloroflexus sp. Y-396-1 genome harbors these coding sequences:
- a CDS encoding glycosyltransferase family 4 protein, with protein MRILIPSDVFPPDGRGGAAWSSYALATGLHARGHTVQVLVPCRQPCRSPLIASLAGIPVQRIPYYAPRLPFIQNYFRHERFWPKLARAIIAAANHRGGVDIIHAQHTQAAAAAILARETLNVPVVVTVRDHWPWDYFATGLHGNRLPYPGSSWAALATDLPARLGPLRGTLAIPAIPYMLAHLRRRAKLLAAADAVIAPSQYIARRLRTIVEPHRIHVLPNIVDTAATDAIAATPPRTDWSGALLLFAGKLEMNKGAGLLIDLIAALAAHRHQLPPFTLLIAGDGAMRQTIADTLTTYRLPGRVLDWIDHDELLRLTGRCDLFLFPSNWGEPLARALIEAAALGAPILAMPTGGTPDIVNHGETGILVPTVPAMVAWIVRLLNDPDTRRQLGTNARRVATERFAADRLLPRYESLYNELCRTRV; from the coding sequence ATGCGTATATTGATCCCTTCAGACGTATTCCCACCTGATGGCCGCGGCGGTGCAGCGTGGAGCAGTTACGCTCTAGCCACCGGCCTGCACGCTCGTGGGCACACCGTACAGGTTCTTGTTCCCTGTCGCCAGCCCTGTCGTTCGCCGCTTATTGCGTCACTTGCCGGGATACCGGTACAACGCATCCCGTACTATGCGCCGAGGCTGCCATTTATCCAGAACTACTTTCGTCACGAGCGCTTCTGGCCAAAACTGGCGCGGGCCATTATCGCGGCTGCTAATCATCGCGGGGGCGTAGACATCATTCACGCCCAGCATACACAGGCTGCTGCCGCTGCAATCCTTGCCCGCGAAACGCTCAACGTACCGGTTGTAGTAACGGTACGTGATCACTGGCCGTGGGATTACTTTGCCACCGGTCTCCATGGAAATCGTCTCCCATACCCTGGGAGTTCGTGGGCCGCGTTAGCTACTGATCTCCCTGCACGCCTCGGCCCATTACGTGGGACACTGGCAATCCCTGCGATTCCGTACATGCTGGCCCATCTTCGCCGACGGGCTAAGTTACTGGCCGCCGCTGATGCGGTGATTGCCCCCAGCCAGTACATTGCCCGTCGCCTGCGCACTATCGTTGAACCGCACCGCATCCACGTGTTGCCGAACATTGTTGACACTGCCGCCACTGATGCTATCGCGGCCACCCCACCCCGCACCGACTGGAGCGGGGCACTTCTACTGTTCGCCGGTAAACTAGAGATGAACAAAGGCGCCGGTTTACTGATCGATCTGATCGCAGCACTGGCTGCGCACCGTCATCAGCTTCCACCCTTTACCCTCTTGATTGCAGGTGATGGCGCCATGCGCCAGACCATTGCCGACACCCTGACCACCTACCGCTTACCCGGCCGAGTACTAGACTGGATTGATCACGATGAACTCTTACGCCTAACCGGTCGCTGCGATCTGTTCCTCTTTCCATCAAATTGGGGTGAACCACTGGCGCGGGCATTGATCGAAGCAGCCGCGCTCGGCGCACCGATCCTTGCCATGCCGACCGGCGGAACACCTGATATTGTCAACCACGGCGAGACCGGTATTCTCGTGCCCACGGTACCGGCGATGGTAGCGTGGATTGTGCGCTTGCTCAATGATCCGGATACCCGACGGCAATTAGGTACCAACGCTCGTCGGGTTGCCACTGAGCGCTTTGCCGCCGACCGTCTACTGCCACGTTACGAATCCCTCTACAATGAACTTTGTCGCACGAGAGTATAA
- a CDS encoding dynamin family protein has protein sequence MISLPFGLFRRRRLTTAQQDTLLNNLEALLNQIDAALDQFGPDVEATDRNALVGCRASLRELFLIVVAGEFNSGKSTFLNALLGAQVLPEGVTPTTDAITLLKYGDEPFDELIEPGLRLHHYPAEMLRQLTVVDTPGTNAVIRQHERLTRDFIPRADLVIFLTSADRPFTESERTFLELIKDWGKKVVVVINKIDILTPAEQEQVAQFVREHVNRVLEQSPELFLVSARRALQARQQPDHELEQWQASGMAAFEHFVVDTLDEETRFRLKILSPLGVARRITEKYLAATESRLATLRDDVYALEQIERQLTLFHDELKQDAEYHLGEIDRVLTTMQERGEQFCDDTIRLSRIRDLVDGNRLRTAFEQEVIGDIYQQIDQRIQKLIDWLVEKNLRLQQNIDEFIQQRALAYRDQMLGQVGGSFAYNRQALLEHIGQAAQTAIARYNRETEAQQLAGEIQSSVAATAITGVGAVGLGATLVALFHTVLLDITGILAALTVAGLGLAILPAKRRQAKESLRKKIDEVRTRLHAELRQQIERQSEQTLHQIRERNAPFMRFVRAQQEHLIGLQRTFSDLMVAIEKFSKQVE, from the coding sequence GTGATTTCGCTACCCTTTGGCCTGTTTCGTCGGCGACGTTTGACCACCGCTCAGCAAGATACGTTGCTCAACAATCTCGAAGCTTTGTTAAACCAGATCGATGCTGCACTTGATCAGTTCGGTCCTGATGTTGAAGCAACTGATCGCAATGCGCTGGTCGGTTGTCGGGCCAGTCTGCGCGAGTTGTTCCTGATTGTCGTGGCCGGTGAGTTTAATTCTGGTAAATCAACCTTTCTCAATGCGCTGCTCGGCGCACAGGTCTTACCTGAGGGCGTGACGCCAACAACCGATGCAATCACCTTGCTGAAGTACGGTGATGAACCATTTGATGAACTCATTGAACCCGGTCTACGTCTTCACCACTACCCTGCTGAAATGCTCCGTCAACTGACCGTTGTTGACACGCCTGGTACCAATGCCGTCATCCGGCAACACGAACGCCTGACCCGCGATTTTATTCCGCGCGCCGATCTGGTGATCTTTCTTACCTCTGCCGACCGCCCCTTTACTGAAAGCGAACGGACATTTCTTGAGTTGATAAAAGACTGGGGCAAGAAGGTTGTCGTTGTGATTAATAAGATTGACATCCTAACCCCTGCCGAGCAAGAGCAAGTCGCCCAATTTGTGCGCGAACATGTCAATCGAGTACTGGAACAATCGCCAGAGCTGTTTCTGGTCTCAGCACGCCGTGCATTACAGGCACGTCAACAGCCCGATCACGAGCTTGAGCAATGGCAGGCCAGCGGTATGGCAGCCTTTGAGCACTTTGTGGTCGATACCCTCGATGAAGAGACCCGCTTTCGATTGAAGATACTCTCGCCGCTAGGGGTAGCACGACGGATAACTGAAAAATACCTCGCTGCTACCGAATCCCGTCTGGCAACGCTCCGTGATGATGTGTACGCCCTTGAGCAGATCGAACGTCAACTGACTCTCTTTCACGATGAACTGAAACAAGATGCTGAATACCATCTCGGCGAAATTGATCGGGTGTTGACAACCATGCAAGAACGGGGCGAACAATTTTGTGATGATACAATCCGCCTAAGCCGGATTCGCGATCTGGTTGATGGGAATCGGCTACGCACTGCTTTCGAGCAAGAGGTCATCGGTGATATATATCAACAGATCGATCAACGGATCCAGAAGTTAATCGACTGGCTGGTTGAAAAAAATCTCCGTCTACAACAGAATATTGACGAGTTCATTCAACAGCGTGCTCTGGCCTATCGCGACCAGATGTTGGGGCAGGTTGGTGGTAGTTTTGCCTACAATCGGCAGGCGTTGTTGGAACATATCGGCCAGGCTGCTCAAACAGCCATTGCGAGGTACAATCGTGAAACTGAAGCTCAGCAGTTGGCCGGTGAAATACAGTCATCGGTCGCGGCAACAGCCATTACCGGTGTAGGTGCTGTCGGTTTGGGCGCAACCCTAGTTGCTCTGTTTCATACTGTGTTACTCGACATTACCGGTATTCTGGCTGCCTTGACAGTGGCCGGTTTGGGTCTGGCGATTCTACCGGCTAAACGGCGGCAGGCCAAGGAGAGTTTGCGCAAAAAGATTGATGAAGTACGCACCCGGCTACATGCTGAGTTACGCCAGCAGATCGAACGCCAGAGCGAACAAACCCTGCACCAGATTCGTGAACGGAATGCGCCATTTATGCGCTTTGTCCGTGCCCAGCAAGAGCATTTGATCGGGTTACAACGCACCTTTTCTGACCTGATGGTCGCTATCGAGAAGTTTAGCAAGCAGGTTGAGTAG
- a CDS encoding response regulator has protein sequence MAAYRIQIYDDDPTAALVTQRGLQALLGDEVIVEATTNANEAWLACANGHVDLLIVDPSPYSAAAALIKAVRTYRPYLPILALTAYDTPGLRARMQALGVELYAAKPIELRELAPLVMQALHQVV, from the coding sequence ATGGCAGCTTATCGTATTCAAATCTACGACGACGATCCAACAGCAGCGCTGGTTACGCAACGTGGCTTGCAAGCTTTGCTTGGTGATGAAGTCATTGTCGAAGCAACCACTAACGCGAACGAGGCTTGGCTGGCGTGTGCCAATGGTCATGTCGATCTGCTGATTGTCGATCCCAGTCCGTATAGTGCAGCAGCGGCACTCATCAAAGCTGTGCGCACATATCGACCGTATCTCCCTATCTTGGCCCTGACAGCCTATGACACACCTGGTTTACGCGCCCGCATGCAGGCGCTAGGTGTTGAACTCTACGCCGCCAAGCCGATTGAATTGCGTGAACTGGCACCGCTCGTTATGCAGGCATTGCATCAGGTCGTGTAG
- the thrS gene encoding threonine--tRNA ligase → MPVDPNSDPYYRLRHSLAHVMAQAVLEIFPDAKIAIGPPIENGFYYDFDLPRPLTPEDLTEIEKRMKRIIAGNHPFIYREVSAEEARQIFANQPYKLELIEGLAKGLDEYGETHHGDTVISTYRQDTFEDLCRGPHLNHTGEINPEAFKLMSIAGAYWRGDEKNRQLQRIYGTGWNTKEELEAYLHRLEEARKRDHRRLGKELGLFFFSDDIGPGLPIFTPKGEIIRHEMETYVREVQTRYGYQHVWTGHVVKEQLYRKSGHYDNYRDSMFPPMVESEDLIFRLKPMNCPSHMTLYNQLGVISYRDLPIRFAEFATLYRYEDSGALSGLTRVRALTQDDCHIFCRPDQIQEEFSLALQVIREVLSTYKFTDYKVRLSLRGKEGKYVQDDEKWELATAALRSALEANGVDYFEAEGEAAFYGPKADFLARDVLGREWQLSTIQVDFIQPARLGCEYIGEDDKPHTPVVLHRAVTGTTERFMGILIEHYGGAFPLWLAPVQAVIIPITDKQMDFARQVRQRLFAAGLRVELDDNRDRMQGKIRRAQLQKIPYMLIIGAREEAADAVAVRTRSGEDLGAMAVDAFLARALEEIRTRS, encoded by the coding sequence ATGCCAGTCGATCCAAACAGCGACCCCTATTATCGCTTGCGTCACTCGCTGGCCCATGTGATGGCACAGGCCGTGCTCGAAATCTTTCCTGATGCAAAAATTGCGATTGGGCCACCGATTGAAAACGGCTTTTACTATGATTTTGATTTGCCGCGCCCGCTGACGCCTGAAGACCTGACCGAGATTGAAAAGCGGATGAAACGCATTATCGCTGGCAATCATCCATTTATTTACCGTGAAGTCAGTGCGGAAGAAGCTCGCCAGATCTTTGCCAATCAACCGTATAAGCTGGAGCTGATCGAAGGTTTAGCTAAAGGGCTTGACGAGTACGGAGAGACTCATCATGGCGATACCGTTATTTCAACGTACCGGCAAGATACCTTTGAAGATCTCTGCCGTGGTCCCCATCTCAACCACACCGGCGAGATCAATCCTGAAGCCTTCAAGTTGATGAGCATTGCCGGTGCTTACTGGCGCGGCGACGAAAAAAACCGTCAGTTGCAACGTATTTACGGAACAGGTTGGAATACCAAAGAAGAACTGGAAGCATACCTGCATCGGCTGGAAGAAGCGCGGAAACGTGACCATCGTCGGCTCGGTAAAGAGCTAGGTCTCTTTTTCTTCTCTGATGACATTGGTCCTGGTTTGCCGATTTTTACCCCCAAGGGCGAGATCATCCGGCACGAGATGGAAACGTATGTACGTGAAGTTCAGACACGCTATGGCTATCAACATGTCTGGACAGGTCACGTTGTGAAAGAACAGCTCTACCGTAAATCGGGACACTACGATAATTATCGCGATAGCATGTTCCCGCCGATGGTTGAAAGCGAAGACCTCATCTTTCGGCTTAAACCGATGAACTGTCCCAGTCACATGACTCTCTACAACCAGCTCGGTGTCATCAGCTACCGCGACCTTCCAATTCGCTTTGCCGAATTCGCAACGCTCTACCGCTACGAAGATAGCGGTGCGTTGAGCGGATTAACCCGCGTGCGCGCATTGACGCAGGATGACTGCCATATCTTCTGCCGCCCTGACCAAATCCAGGAGGAGTTCAGCCTCGCGTTGCAGGTCATTCGTGAGGTGTTGAGTACCTATAAGTTTACCGACTATAAAGTGCGCCTATCACTGCGTGGGAAAGAAGGAAAATACGTTCAGGACGATGAAAAGTGGGAATTAGCGACCGCAGCGCTACGCAGCGCCCTCGAAGCTAACGGCGTCGATTACTTTGAAGCTGAGGGTGAAGCCGCCTTCTATGGACCAAAAGCCGATTTTCTTGCGCGTGATGTGTTAGGGCGCGAATGGCAACTGAGCACGATCCAGGTCGATTTTATTCAACCCGCCCGTCTAGGCTGCGAATACATTGGGGAAGATGATAAACCTCACACCCCCGTTGTCTTACACCGCGCAGTCACCGGCACGACCGAACGGTTTATGGGTATTTTGATTGAACATTACGGTGGGGCATTTCCGCTCTGGTTGGCACCTGTGCAGGCGGTGATCATCCCCATCACCGACAAACAAATGGATTTTGCCCGTCAGGTACGTCAGCGGCTGTTTGCTGCCGGCCTGCGCGTTGAACTCGATGATAACCGCGACCGGATGCAGGGTAAGATTCGTCGTGCCCAGTTGCAGAAGATTCCGTATATGCTTATAATCGGCGCCAGAGAGGAAGCTGCTGATGCTGTTGCTGTACGCACCCGTAGCGGTGAGGACCTGGGTGCAATGGCCGTTGACGCATTCCTGGCCCGCGCCTTGGAAGAGATTCGCACCCGCAGTTGA
- a CDS encoding YtxH domain-containing protein has product MTVENDAIAEVARRFAEAIHAERTATLEALAAEREAAQRLLTALRREHERRMASAAGAFVTGVVVGAVLGFAAVALFNPRSGRETRQYLAARVSVVRQSFAERLRAAISAGQRAAVEREQELWREYRKRMSEQPPQEPLA; this is encoded by the coding sequence ATGACCGTTGAGAACGACGCTATTGCCGAGGTAGCACGCCGATTTGCCGAGGCGATTCACGCCGAACGGACTGCAACGCTCGAAGCGCTGGCGGCTGAACGCGAAGCTGCCCAACGTTTACTGACCGCACTGCGCCGCGAACACGAACGACGGATGGCGTCGGCGGCTGGCGCCTTTGTTACTGGGGTGGTGGTCGGAGCGGTGCTAGGCTTTGCAGCAGTTGCCCTGTTCAATCCGCGTTCAGGTCGTGAAACCCGTCAATATCTTGCCGCACGTGTTAGTGTGGTACGCCAATCGTTTGCTGAACGGTTACGGGCAGCCATTTCGGCCGGCCAGCGTGCTGCCGTCGAACGTGAGCAAGAGCTGTGGCGCGAATATCGCAAACGTATGAGTGAACAACCTCCCCAAGAGCCACTGGCGTGA
- a CDS encoding CinA family nicotinamide mononucleotide deamidase-related protein, with translation MDAEIIAIGSELLLGVTVDTNSAYLARQLAAAGVNVYRKMVVGDNVDRITTAVREALSRADLVICTGGLGPTLDDVTREAVAAALDRPLEFHPELLDQIAARFAAMNRPMSESNRRQAYVPAGARIIPNPRGTAPAFLIEDARGTVVVLPGVPGEMRYLFETAVLPYLREERGITTVILVRTLHAVGLGESVIGERIADLMQQTNPTVGISAKRARYELRIGARAESQTEAEGMIAHTEAIIRERLGQYLLGEEELPTVVARLLRERHQTLALYEGILRAPVLQALLSLPDNDQLLRGAEIHPLDSPADVQAASDLAAAGAANVAERWQSSIGLGIQPASWSDSNGFTSVSFALVTSGGERRLNRPFDLRSSDGLEFIGTAALDLLRRYLAGEPE, from the coding sequence ATGGACGCTGAGATTATCGCAATTGGTTCAGAACTCCTGCTCGGTGTAACGGTTGATACCAACAGTGCCTATCTTGCTCGCCAACTAGCGGCTGCGGGCGTCAATGTCTATCGCAAAATGGTCGTTGGCGACAATGTCGACCGCATCACTACCGCTGTTCGTGAGGCACTCAGCCGAGCCGATCTGGTGATCTGCACCGGTGGTCTCGGTCCAACTCTTGATGATGTTACTCGTGAAGCGGTAGCCGCCGCACTGGATCGGCCCTTGGAGTTCCATCCTGAACTCCTCGATCAGATTGCCGCCCGTTTTGCAGCGATGAACCGTCCGATGAGCGAGAGCAACCGCCGACAGGCGTATGTTCCTGCTGGAGCGCGGATCATTCCTAATCCACGTGGTACGGCCCCGGCCTTTCTGATCGAAGATGCGCGGGGAACTGTGGTAGTATTGCCTGGCGTGCCTGGTGAGATGCGTTACCTGTTTGAAACGGCGGTGTTACCGTATCTTCGTGAGGAACGCGGAATCACGACCGTGATTCTGGTGCGCACTCTACATGCGGTCGGCCTTGGTGAAAGTGTCATCGGCGAGCGGATTGCCGATCTGATGCAACAGACTAACCCCACAGTTGGGATTTCAGCCAAACGTGCCCGCTACGAATTACGCATCGGTGCGCGTGCCGAAAGTCAGACTGAAGCCGAAGGGATGATTGCCCATACCGAGGCGATCATTCGAGAGCGTCTCGGTCAATACCTGCTGGGAGAAGAAGAGCTACCGACGGTGGTCGCTCGTCTTCTGCGAGAGCGCCATCAAACTCTAGCGCTCTACGAAGGGATTCTTCGTGCGCCGGTTTTGCAAGCTCTATTGTCGCTGCCCGATAATGATCAGTTGTTGCGTGGCGCTGAGATACATCCGCTCGATAGTCCGGCTGACGTTCAGGCGGCATCAGACCTGGCCGCTGCTGGTGCAGCCAATGTCGCCGAACGTTGGCAGAGTAGCATTGGTTTGGGCATCCAACCGGCAAGTTGGTCAGATAGTAACGGCTTTACCAGCGTCTCGTTTGCCCTCGTCACCTCTGGTGGTGAACGACGGCTGAACCGTCCCTTTGATCTCCGTTCATCTGATGGCCTTGAGTTTATTGGGACAGCAGCTCTTGACCTCCTGCGTCGCTACCTAGCCGGGGAGCCGGAGTAG
- a CDS encoding DUF4013 domain-containing protein, which translates to MYTSSSPTTLSAAIALICRDPAWWQKCLLHGALAMTIIGLPLAVGFIMESYDNSRRGFPIPLPPWRDWTLRAITGVLALLIDLVFFVLPLMIGILLLTCSGLALVLAARTDLLEPVMRSILGLIGLIWAILFLIGVAPIGRLIFAEEGKIEQALSMEPVRRAFTPPYRAYFWRARLVSLAAYVPAGLLVALMGWLLVANAPLLLIVLNGWLLCSAGVFAQLVGVQLYVAAERQAQSMART; encoded by the coding sequence GTGTACACTTCATCATCACCGACAACGTTATCTGCTGCCATTGCCCTGATCTGCCGCGATCCTGCGTGGTGGCAGAAATGTCTACTCCACGGGGCGCTGGCAATGACGATCATCGGTCTGCCGCTGGCCGTTGGTTTCATTATGGAGAGCTACGACAATAGTCGCCGTGGCTTCCCCATCCCGTTACCACCATGGCGCGACTGGACATTACGGGCGATAACCGGTGTTTTGGCCCTGCTTATCGATCTGGTCTTCTTCGTTCTTCCACTTATGATCGGTATATTGTTGCTGACATGCAGCGGTTTAGCTCTCGTTTTGGCTGCCCGAACTGACCTGCTCGAACCGGTCATGCGTAGTATTTTGGGCCTGATAGGGTTGATTTGGGCAATTCTGTTTCTAATCGGGGTCGCTCCTATCGGTCGGCTTATCTTTGCCGAAGAAGGCAAGATTGAACAGGCCCTTAGCATGGAACCGGTGCGGCGGGCCTTCACACCACCATACCGTGCCTATTTTTGGCGGGCACGACTGGTCAGTCTGGCAGCGTATGTACCAGCCGGGTTGTTGGTAGCGCTGATGGGATGGTTGCTGGTCGCCAATGCACCGCTGCTGCTGATCGTCCTGAATGGGTGGTTACTGTGCAGCGCCGGAGTCTTTGCCCAGTTGGTTGGCGTTCAACTCTATGTGGCGGCTGAACGGCAGGCGCAATCGATGGCACGCACCTGA
- a CDS encoding CDP-alcohol phosphatidyltransferase family protein, which yields MAFRDLIQPRELLYPSNLLTISRLLLLPATIYYMQRNDRRQRALVLLAITMITDALDGPIARRRGEVSKLGQILDPIADKVLIDSAAVMLSRTRGFPWWATGLLIFRDIGILLAGFIVLRRKARITTAASSGKLTTLAMTLVALLYLSGGPRWGKPALYAALIPFGLSFVEYGWRFWKIMCNDD from the coding sequence ATGGCTTTTCGCGACCTCATTCAGCCACGAGAACTACTCTACCCATCAAATCTGTTGACGATCAGCCGTTTGTTACTCTTGCCGGCAACGATTTACTACATGCAGCGCAATGACCGTCGTCAACGGGCGTTGGTCTTACTGGCGATTACGATGATCACCGACGCACTCGATGGGCCAATTGCCCGTCGGCGTGGTGAAGTATCGAAGCTGGGCCAGATTCTCGACCCGATTGCCGATAAGGTATTGATCGACTCGGCAGCAGTGATGCTGTCTCGCACACGCGGGTTTCCGTGGTGGGCAACCGGCTTACTCATCTTCCGCGATATTGGGATTTTGCTGGCCGGATTTATTGTCCTGCGTCGCAAAGCGCGTATTACTACGGCAGCCAGTAGTGGTAAGCTGACCACGCTGGCGATGACGCTGGTCGCGTTGCTTTATTTGTCCGGTGGCCCGCGCTGGGGGAAACCGGCCCTTTATGCTGCACTTATTCCATTTGGCCTTTCGTTTGTGGAATATGGTTGGCGCTTCTGGAAGATTATGTGCAATGATGATTGA
- a CDS encoding zinc ribbon domain-containing protein has protein sequence MSEPQSPTFCAQCGSKLSPEDRFCTECGARVPEKSAATPPKPPAGVPPTVVLPPGQPPAGAPPTVVLPPAQPPAGAPPTVVLPPAQPPAGAPPTVVLPPAGSPPPQSPPGVPPVIPPVQSVGTPPDPFLPPPPPAYSGSSTPPNPFQIPATTDMTAKSTNNWLVWGLVGGGGCLLLLFVVACILVFISIFPTLDTASNNPVPTSATTGGGGAVAPVTGGQVLFRDDFEDPQASDLGESEDRSSRYAYEQGGYVIEVKESETLAWALVEGTYRDVVIETSYSVPQNSAKVAAGLIFHYQDSNNFYLFSVSNDGYYALELLKDDRWVTLIDWTKHNVINAAKNRIRVVLNSDEITLFINDRQVEKTRDPTFTSGEIGLAVTSFDKAGAIVRYDEITIRR, from the coding sequence ATGAGTGAACCACAATCGCCTACCTTCTGCGCTCAATGTGGCAGTAAGTTGTCCCCCGAAGATCGTTTTTGTACAGAGTGTGGTGCGCGCGTTCCTGAAAAGTCAGCCGCAACTCCACCTAAACCACCAGCCGGAGTACCACCAACGGTCGTGTTGCCACCCGGACAACCCCCAGCCGGCGCGCCACCAACGGTCGTGCTGCCACCAGCGCAGCCGCCAGCCGGCGCGCCACCAACGGTCGTGCTGCCACCAGCGCAGCCGCCAGCTGGCGCGCCACCAACGGTCGTGCTGCCGCCAGCCGGATCGCCACCACCCCAGTCACCACCAGGAGTACCACCCGTTATTCCTCCCGTACAAAGTGTAGGAACACCTCCTGATCCGTTTCTACCACCACCCCCTCCTGCATACAGCGGATCATCAACTCCGCCCAATCCATTTCAAATCCCCGCGACGACCGACATGACAGCGAAAAGCACAAACAACTGGTTGGTGTGGGGATTGGTTGGTGGAGGTGGCTGTTTACTCCTCCTGTTCGTTGTTGCATGTATACTTGTATTCATATCGATCTTCCCAACACTAGACACAGCTTCGAATAACCCTGTACCGACATCGGCAACCACTGGTGGAGGCGGCGCTGTTGCACCGGTTACCGGAGGTCAGGTCTTGTTTCGCGACGATTTTGAAGACCCGCAGGCGAGCGATTTGGGGGAGAGTGAGGACAGGAGCTCGCGTTACGCCTATGAACAGGGTGGCTACGTCATCGAGGTAAAAGAATCAGAGACGCTGGCATGGGCATTGGTGGAAGGAACGTACCGTGATGTAGTAATCGAGACGAGCTATTCGGTCCCACAGAATAGTGCAAAAGTTGCTGCCGGGCTGATCTTCCACTATCAGGATTCCAACAACTTCTACTTGTTCAGTGTATCCAACGATGGCTACTACGCACTCGAACTGTTAAAAGACGATCGGTGGGTCACACTCATTGATTGGACAAAGCATAATGTGATCAATGCGGCGAAGAATCGTATTCGAGTGGTACTGAACAGCGACGAGATCACCCTCTTTATTAACGACCGTCAGGTCGAAAAAACCCGTGATCCGACCTTTACCAGCGGAGAAATTGGTCTGGCAGTTACCAGTTTTGATAAAGCCGGCGCGATTGTACGTTACGATGAGATTACCATACGCAGGTGA
- the hisC gene encoding histidinol-phosphate transaminase, which yields MPVRKKSFVQALSPAPPPQRTASDVVSVRLAANENPLGPSPRALAALQAALNNIHRYPDASGTTLKYALAERFDVRPDQVMLGNGSDELIMLVCHALLGEGDEAVLAQGSFISYARRIQAQGAIARQVPLREMTHDLPAMAAAITPQTRLIFVCNPNNPTGTTVGAAELMTFLEQVPTDVLVVVDEAYREFVTRPDFPDLLPLIRAGQDNLLVIRTFAKIHGLAGLRLGYAFGNPDLIAYLERVRPVFNVNTLAHIAGLAALDDAEHLERSLTHAVASRMFLTTQLRAMGITVIAGETNFVVAAVSDDMAVATALAQRGVLVTPLSSWGLPGWIRISFGTHAENEMFVAALREVLSAAYTADEHRASR from the coding sequence GTGCCAGTTCGTAAGAAATCGTTTGTGCAGGCATTATCCCCCGCCCCACCACCGCAACGCACCGCATCCGACGTGGTGTCTGTGCGGTTGGCTGCGAACGAAAACCCGTTAGGTCCTTCACCCCGGGCGTTGGCTGCACTTCAGGCTGCGTTGAACAATATCCATCGCTATCCTGATGCCAGCGGCACGACCCTGAAATATGCGCTCGCCGAGCGGTTTGATGTGCGACCCGATCAGGTGATGCTCGGAAATGGTTCGGATGAGTTGATCATGTTGGTCTGCCATGCTCTGCTCGGTGAAGGCGATGAAGCCGTGCTGGCCCAGGGGTCGTTTATCAGCTATGCGCGACGTATTCAGGCCCAGGGTGCAATTGCCCGTCAGGTTCCCCTGCGTGAGATGACGCACGATCTACCGGCAATGGCCGCCGCGATTACCCCGCAAACCCGTCTGATCTTTGTCTGTAATCCAAATAATCCGACCGGAACGACCGTTGGCGCAGCGGAACTGATGACGTTTCTTGAACAGGTACCAACAGATGTGCTGGTGGTAGTTGATGAGGCGTATCGAGAATTTGTCACTCGTCCTGATTTTCCCGATCTATTACCGCTGATTCGAGCCGGACAAGATAATCTGTTGGTGATACGTACCTTTGCCAAGATTCACGGGTTGGCCGGTCTCCGGTTGGGTTACGCCTTCGGCAACCCCGATTTGATCGCTTATCTCGAACGAGTACGGCCGGTGTTCAACGTGAATACACTGGCTCACATTGCTGGTCTGGCAGCGCTCGATGACGCTGAACATCTTGAACGTTCACTGACTCATGCCGTCGCCAGTCGTATGTTCCTAACAACCCAATTGCGGGCGATGGGGATTACCGTTATTGCGGGTGAGACGAACTTTGTGGTGGCGGCAGTTTCGGATGATATGGCGGTAGCAACCGCGCTGGCCCAACGTGGGGTGTTGGTAACGCCGCTCAGTAGTTGGGGGTTGCCAGGTTGGATTCGGATTTCATTTGGTACTCACGCAGAGAATGAGATGTTTGTTGCAGCATTGCGCGAGGTGCTGTCTGCCGCATACACTGCCGATGAGCATCGTGCGTCACGCTAA